ATCCAGCTGGGCCGACTGCAGCGCAGCCTGTGCCGACCGCAGCCCCGCCTGAGCCTCGGTCAGTGCGCTCTGGCGCTGATCGAGATCGCTCTGGGAGATGGTGCGATTGTCGGAAAGCCTGTGGCCACGATCGAGTTCGGTTTGCGCCAGGCTGACCCTGGCCTCGGCCGAAGCGACCTGGCCTTGCGCCTGGGCTACGGTTGCCTGGTAGGGAGCCGGGTCGATGGTGAAGAGCAGGTCGCCCTGCTTCACCAGCGCCCCTTCGCGGAAAGCCACCGCCAGGATGGCGCCGGCGACGCGGGAACGCACCTGCACCCGGTCGACGGCTTCTAGACGGCCGGAGAAACTCTCCCAGGCCGTCACGTCGCGCGCCGCAACGACGGCGACCGTCACCGGCACAGCGGGAGCCTGTGCGGGGGCGGAAGCAGCCGTGGCGGTCGTGCTCATCGGCAGCTCGAAAAACAATGCAGCGCCGGAAACGGACGCAATAAGGCCTAAGCCGGCGCCCACCAGGGCCCAGCGCTTCTTTCTGGACGTCATCAGTGCTCTCCTTGCGGCTACGAGCCGCCGAAATATCAGATCTTCTTCAATGCAATTGCGTTTGGACGCTTACGTCCCGAAGGAAGCTTCCGAAATGGCGGCTGACGTTTTCCTGCCAGTCGGGCGCTCCGTCGGATTTCCCACCATAAATCGAAGGCCAGCCCGTCCCGGCGGGAAGGACATGCTGGCGCACACCGACGCCGGCCGTTTTCAGGCGGGCACCGTAACCAATTGTCTCGTCGTGGAGAGGATCGTCCTCCGCAGTGAGTATCAGCGCCGGCGCGACGCCTGAAATACGCGAACAGAGACAAGGCGCTGCATAAGGGTGACAACCGCCACCGCTTAGATAGTGGCTCCAGCCTTCCGTCCAGCGCCGGCGCATGCCGATGGCATCGGCCTTGCGGATCGAGGACGTGCCCATGAACGGATCGAGCAGCGGCGAAATCAGCACCTGACCGTCGAGCGCATCCGGCATCTGGTCGCGCGCCTTCAGCGCCACGCCGGCGGCAATATTGCCACCCGCCTCTTCGCCGGCGACGAAGAGCAGCGATTTGCGGTCACCGAGGCCAGCGCGTTTGTTGGCGAGATAGCTGAAGACGGAGAAGGAGACTTCCAACGCCCTCGGAAAAATATTATCGGAAAGGCTGCTGTAATCAGCGGCGACAACAATGGCGCCCGCCTTGGCGAGACTCATTGCCACCGG
This Rhizobium sp. NZLR1 DNA region includes the following protein-coding sequences:
- a CDS encoding alpha/beta hydrolase; its protein translation is MTVEWKDMMLDKVAIGPVSARIYQGADYGKGPPIVLYLHGGAFLDSDKNVDRPVAMSLAKAGAIVVAADYSSLSDNIFPRALEVSFSVFSYLANKRAGLGDRKSLLFVAGEEAGGNIAAGVALKARDQMPDALDGQVLISPLLDPFMGTSSIRKADAIGMRRRWTEGWSHYLSGGGCHPYAAPCLCSRISGVAPALILTAEDDPLHDETIGYGARLKTAGVGVRQHVLPAGTGWPSIYGGKSDGAPDWQENVSRHFGSFLRDVSVQTQLH